In Thermocrinis minervae, a single genomic region encodes these proteins:
- a CDS encoding ferredoxin: MKIRIEEYTCTACELCYDRLPSVFSDRGDGIPIAVLRSPIDDRLKIEIIEIAEDCPSGSIILEFE; this comes from the coding sequence ATGAAGATCCGGATAGAAGAATATACCTGCACAGCTTGCGAGCTGTGTTATGATCGTCTCCCCTCTGTCTTCTCCGACAGAGGGGATGGCATTCCTATAGCAGTGCTCAGATCACCCATAGATGACCGTTTAAAAATAGAGATAATAGAGATCGCCGAAGACTGTCCTAGCGGTTCCATAATCCTTGAGTTTGAATAG
- a CDS encoding zinc ribbon domain-containing protein — protein MDLLKSVELLFADQLVSFFVWMALLHILAQVFVDRRVAFWISSLATTYLWIKNFDLLTPTKAWAIIFLFFAFYFILKLTLHINLFLLLKGKKRCPECYSEVHLKAKVCPFCRYSFKNHQSVSQEV, from the coding sequence ATGGACTTGTTAAAAAGTGTTGAGCTTCTGTTTGCAGACCAGCTTGTTAGTTTTTTCGTCTGGATGGCGTTGTTACATATACTAGCACAAGTGTTTGTAGACAGAAGGGTAGCCTTTTGGATATCTTCTTTGGCCACTACTTATTTATGGATTAAGAACTTTGATCTTCTAACACCTACAAAGGCCTGGGCCATAATATTCCTTTTCTTTGCCTTTTACTTTATTCTAAAGCTTACTCTTCATATAAACCTCTTCCTGCTGCTTAAGGGCAAAAAAAGGTGTCCTGAATGTTATTCCGAAGTACACCTTAAAGCTAAGGTCTGTCCTTTTTGTAGGTACAGCTTTAAGAATCATCAAAGCGTGAGCCAAGAAGTTTAA
- the dnaN gene encoding DNA polymerase III subunit beta — MKLIVDREEFYEALGKVKSATEKKSALPMLRNVLIQATSGKVMLKATDLENYLVYEVKARVLEEGSVALPADKLTAIFKNLVGVEASLELKDEKVIIQAGRSTFKLAVLNPEDFPEFPQPIMDSSLPPEIINRAIDKVEYAISKEDSRYALQGMLIRGVGDKTHFVGSDGTRLALYEGPIESTVDVIIPRKSLKVLKNLVKDQIHDLSVGKDESFLHIGGEGFVLSVRLLEGEYPDYLSVIPQDFNAIVLADAELLRGAIKRLSSIAEGSAFPVKVSFLSGAMLLEISEPEYGEGTEEIEIDYDGPSIELGFNGKHLLEALDSFDVDKVYIKVVDADSPVVIEAEDYERDPYRCVIMPMRL; from the coding sequence ATGAAACTCATAGTAGATAGGGAGGAGTTCTACGAAGCTCTTGGGAAGGTAAAGTCTGCTACGGAGAAAAAGTCAGCTTTACCTATGCTAAGAAACGTTCTCATTCAAGCAACCTCTGGAAAGGTAATGCTCAAGGCCACCGATCTAGAAAACTATCTGGTCTACGAGGTTAAAGCTAGAGTACTAGAGGAAGGTTCTGTAGCCTTACCTGCAGATAAGCTTACAGCCATTTTCAAAAACCTTGTAGGTGTTGAGGCAAGCCTTGAGCTAAAAGACGAAAAGGTAATTATACAGGCTGGTAGAAGTACGTTTAAACTTGCGGTGTTGAATCCAGAGGATTTTCCGGAGTTTCCACAACCTATTATGGATAGCTCCCTGCCTCCCGAGATAATAAATAGGGCAATAGATAAGGTTGAATACGCTATATCTAAGGAAGACTCAAGGTATGCATTGCAGGGGATGCTCATAAGAGGCGTTGGAGATAAAACTCACTTTGTTGGCTCAGATGGTACCAGGCTTGCTCTGTACGAAGGACCTATTGAGTCTACTGTTGATGTAATAATACCAAGGAAGAGTCTTAAAGTACTAAAGAATCTTGTAAAGGACCAGATACATGACCTTTCTGTAGGGAAGGATGAGAGCTTCTTACACATAGGGGGTGAGGGTTTTGTCCTATCGGTAAGGTTGCTGGAAGGCGAGTATCCAGACTACCTAAGTGTCATACCTCAGGATTTTAACGCTATAGTGCTTGCTGATGCTGAGCTTTTACGTGGTGCTATAAAAAGGCTATCTAGCATAGCTGAAGGGTCTGCATTTCCTGTAAAGGTATCTTTCCTCTCGGGGGCTATGCTCCTTGAGATATCAGAACCTGAATACGGTGAGGGTACGGAGGAGATAGAGATAGACTACGATGGCCCTAGCATAGAGCTTGGCTTTAACGGCAAACACCTGCTTGAAGCCCTGGACAGCTTTGACGTGGACAAGGTATACATAAAAGTGGTAGATGCGGACAGTCCTGTAGTCATAGAAGCAGAGGATTACGAAAGAGACCCATACAGATGCGTAATAATGCCTATGAGGTTGTAG
- the sucC gene encoding ADP-forming succinate--CoA ligase subunit beta yields the protein MKLHEHQAKEILSKYSLPVPEGKVAYSLKEAEEVAQELGTFPLVVKAQVHCGGRGKAGGVKVVKDMDELLKAVEGMLGKVLKTFQCPDGKPVSRVWIEKATKIKKEYYLSITLDRAVSKPVVIASAEGGMEIEEVAKEKPEAIITFHVDPALGLMPYQARELAFRLGLPVNEFVKILTTLYKVYMDYDCSLLEINPLVLDEEGRIVLLDAKMEIDDNALLRHKDVEELEDLSQLDPLEVEAKKYSLNYIKLDGNIGCMVNGAGLAMTTMDIIKLAGGEPANFLDVGGGANVEQIANAFRILMADPNVKAVFINIFGGILRCDRLAEGLIQAAKMVDIKVPVVVRMEGTNVEEGRRILAESGLRFINAEDMWDGAKKAVELAKGGM from the coding sequence ATGAAGCTACATGAGCATCAAGCTAAAGAGATACTTTCAAAGTATTCATTGCCAGTTCCAGAGGGTAAAGTTGCATACAGCTTAAAAGAAGCCGAAGAAGTAGCCCAAGAGCTAGGTACCTTTCCCCTAGTAGTCAAGGCACAAGTTCACTGCGGTGGAAGGGGTAAGGCTGGCGGCGTGAAGGTAGTCAAGGACATGGACGAGCTTCTTAAGGCCGTTGAAGGCATGCTGGGTAAAGTCCTAAAGACCTTCCAGTGTCCAGACGGAAAACCGGTAAGCAGGGTTTGGATAGAGAAGGCTACGAAGATAAAGAAAGAGTACTACCTTAGTATCACCTTGGACAGAGCTGTTTCCAAACCTGTGGTCATAGCATCCGCAGAAGGTGGTATGGAGATAGAAGAGGTGGCCAAGGAAAAACCTGAGGCCATAATAACCTTCCACGTAGACCCAGCCCTTGGACTTATGCCCTATCAAGCCAGGGAGCTAGCCTTTAGGCTTGGTCTTCCTGTAAACGAGTTTGTAAAAATCCTTACAACCCTATACAAGGTTTACATGGATTACGACTGCTCCCTCCTTGAGATAAACCCCCTTGTCTTGGATGAAGAAGGAAGGATAGTACTTCTGGATGCCAAGATGGAGATAGATGACAACGCTCTTCTGAGACATAAGGATGTTGAAGAGCTTGAAGACCTTTCCCAGCTTGATCCCCTCGAGGTAGAGGCTAAGAAGTATAGCCTCAACTACATAAAGCTTGATGGGAACATAGGCTGTATGGTAAACGGAGCAGGTCTTGCTATGACTACCATGGACATAATAAAGCTGGCGGGTGGTGAACCAGCCAACTTCCTGGACGTGGGTGGAGGTGCCAACGTGGAACAGATAGCCAACGCCTTCAGGATACTCATGGCAGACCCTAACGTGAAAGCCGTTTTCATAAACATCTTTGGCGGAATCCTAAGATGTGACAGGCTTGCAGAAGGCCTCATACAAGCTGCAAAGATGGTAGACATAAAAGTACCTGTAGTCGTAAGGATGGAAGGTACCAACGTGGAAGAGGGAAGAAGGATACTAGCTGAGTCCGGTTTGAGATTTATAAACGCCGAAGATATGTGGGATGGAGCCAAGAAGGCTGTAGAACTTGCTAAGGGGGGAATGTGA
- a CDS encoding ferredoxin, with product MAIKTKIDFDTCTACELCYDRVPEVYKNRGDGIATVVNPGPDGWMVVPSELEKDVKEVADECPSGSILIEEG from the coding sequence ATGGCCATAAAGACCAAGATAGACTTTGATACCTGCACAGCCTGCGAGCTATGCTATGACAGGGTGCCAGAGGTCTACAAGAACAGGGGTGATGGCATAGCTACGGTGGTGAATCCTGGGCCAGACGGGTGGATGGTGGTACCCTCAGAGCTAGAAAAAGATGTGAAGGAAGTAGCTGACGAGTGTCCTAGCGGATCTATCCTAATAGAGGAAGGATGA
- the sucD gene encoding succinate--CoA ligase subunit alpha has protein sequence MAILVNKDTKVVVQGITGKEGSFHALQCKAYGTQVVAGVTPGKGGQKVEDIPVFNTVKEAVKETGANCSLIFVPPAFAADAIVEALDAGIELVVCITEGIPVRDMMQVKYYMKNNYPNAKLIGPNCPGVITPGEAKVGIMPGHIFKKGNIGIVSRSGTLTYEAAYQLTKYGLGQSTAVGIGGDPVHGLSHKDVIAMFNQDPETKAILMIGEIGGTAEEEAAEYIKAEVKKPVFAYIAGITAPPGRRMGHAGAIIMGGKGTAQAKMKALSEAGVHVIENPAFIGKTVWEVLQKL, from the coding sequence ATGGCTATACTGGTTAACAAAGATACTAAAGTGGTAGTTCAGGGAATAACTGGTAAGGAAGGTTCCTTCCATGCCCTCCAGTGTAAAGCCTATGGTACACAGGTGGTGGCTGGGGTCACGCCTGGCAAGGGTGGCCAAAAGGTGGAGGACATACCAGTATTCAACACAGTGAAGGAGGCAGTCAAAGAAACGGGAGCCAACTGCAGTCTTATCTTTGTACCACCAGCTTTCGCCGCAGATGCCATAGTGGAAGCCTTGGACGCTGGTATAGAACTCGTGGTATGCATAACGGAAGGCATACCCGTAAGGGATATGATGCAAGTAAAGTACTACATGAAGAACAACTACCCAAACGCCAAACTAATAGGTCCTAACTGTCCTGGTGTTATAACTCCTGGTGAGGCCAAAGTAGGCATAATGCCGGGGCACATCTTTAAGAAGGGAAACATAGGCATAGTTTCAAGGAGTGGTACTCTTACGTACGAAGCAGCTTACCAACTTACCAAGTACGGCCTAGGACAATCTACAGCTGTAGGTATAGGTGGGGACCCTGTTCATGGACTCTCACACAAGGATGTGATAGCTATGTTCAACCAAGACCCAGAAACCAAGGCCATACTCATGATAGGGGAGATAGGTGGCACAGCTGAAGAAGAGGCCGCGGAGTACATAAAGGCTGAGGTCAAAAAACCTGTATTCGCTTACATAGCAGGTATAACTGCTCCACCAGGCAGGCGTATGGGACATGCAGGAGCCATAATCATGGGAGGTAAGGGAACGGCTCAAGCCAAAATGAAGGCTCTATCAGAAGCAGGTGTACACGTGATAGAAAACCCAGCTTTTATAGGGAAAACGGTGTGGGAAGTCCTGCAGAAATTATGA
- a CDS encoding YqaA family protein, whose protein sequence is MFEALREQAENFVFEHGYTALFVLSFTESLFQPIPPYPFIVGASLFKLNPYLAGLVAFLGNILGAIVAFFLARFLGETFVKRVLGEKLYLKGQALFNRYGFFAVIIGEPYKLVCWGAGLFNMSFVSFLIASIIARAVRIGVFVIFGDVLKKYIGL, encoded by the coding sequence ATGTTTGAAGCTTTAAGAGAGCAGGCGGAAAACTTTGTCTTTGAACACGGTTATACAGCTCTCTTTGTACTGTCCTTTACAGAGTCTCTATTCCAACCTATACCACCGTATCCTTTCATAGTGGGTGCTTCTCTCTTTAAGCTCAATCCCTACCTGGCCGGTCTTGTGGCCTTTCTTGGGAACATCCTAGGTGCAATAGTTGCCTTCTTTCTTGCAAGATTCTTGGGTGAGACTTTTGTAAAAAGGGTTTTAGGAGAAAAGCTTTACCTTAAAGGCCAAGCACTTTTTAACAGGTACGGATTTTTTGCTGTAATTATAGGAGAACCTTACAAGCTGGTCTGTTGGGGTGCAGGCCTCTTTAACATGTCCTTTGTCTCTTTTCTGATAGCTTCCATCATAGCTAGAGCTGTGCGCATAGGTGTCTTTGTTATCTTTGGAGATGTCTTAAAGAAGTACATAGGCCTATAA
- the thrC gene encoding threonine synthase: protein MLGWRGIIHHYREFLPVTDKTPIITLYEGNTPLIRAENLAREIGFKGEIFLKYEGLNPTGSFKDRGMTMAISKAVEMGKKAVICASTGNTSASAAAYAAKAGLKAFVILPKGAVALGKLSQAVIYGSKVIAIQGNFDDALSIVRKIGQMFPVEVVNSVNPYRIEGQKTAAFEVCDALGEAPDYHFIPVGNAGNITAYWKGYKEYYQYGKIKKLPKMMGWQAEGAAPIVKGYVIKNPQTIATAIKIGNPYSWQSALEAAKESGGRIDAVSDEEILYAYKLVASKEGIFCEPASAASVAGLIKLIREGFFKQGDVVVCTLTGNGLKDPDTAMKVCNEIITLPPDINEVIKHLDI, encoded by the coding sequence GTGTTAGGTTGGCGAGGAATAATACACCATTACAGAGAGTTTTTACCTGTAACTGATAAAACTCCAATCATAACCCTTTACGAGGGTAATACTCCACTCATCCGCGCTGAGAACTTAGCCAGAGAGATAGGCTTTAAGGGTGAAATATTCCTGAAGTACGAAGGATTAAATCCTACTGGTTCTTTCAAGGATAGAGGGATGACTATGGCCATTTCCAAAGCAGTGGAGATGGGAAAAAAGGCTGTAATATGTGCATCCACGGGCAACACTTCAGCTTCAGCGGCCGCTTATGCAGCCAAGGCTGGGTTAAAGGCCTTTGTAATACTGCCAAAGGGTGCAGTGGCCCTAGGAAAGCTATCCCAGGCTGTTATATACGGTTCTAAGGTTATAGCCATACAAGGTAACTTCGACGATGCTTTATCCATAGTAAGGAAGATAGGACAGATGTTCCCTGTGGAGGTGGTCAACTCGGTAAACCCATACAGAATAGAGGGACAGAAGACGGCTGCTTTTGAGGTGTGCGATGCTTTAGGAGAAGCTCCTGACTATCACTTTATACCCGTGGGTAACGCAGGAAACATAACCGCCTATTGGAAAGGCTATAAGGAGTACTACCAATATGGGAAGATAAAAAAGCTTCCTAAGATGATGGGATGGCAAGCCGAAGGTGCTGCACCAATAGTAAAAGGCTACGTGATAAAGAACCCTCAGACTATAGCCACAGCCATAAAAATAGGTAACCCCTACAGTTGGCAATCCGCCCTAGAAGCAGCAAAGGAATCAGGTGGTAGGATAGACGCAGTAAGTGATGAGGAAATCCTATATGCCTATAAGCTTGTGGCATCAAAGGAAGGCATATTTTGTGAGCCTGCTTCTGCTGCAAGCGTGGCAGGTCTTATAAAGCTCATAAGGGAAGGATTCTTTAAACAAGGAGATGTGGTGGTGTGTACTCTAACAGGTAATGGCCTCAAGGATCCGGATACAGCTATGAAGGTGTGCAACGAAATCATAACCCTCCCACCAGACATCAACGAAGTGATAAAACATCTGGACATTTAG
- a CDS encoding KUP/HAK/KT family potassium transporter, translating into MGSLMNIIRAMGAVFGDIGTSPLYTLAVIALLTKPQKDQIFGIVSLIIWTMIILVTVQYAWFAMNLSIRGEGGTVVLGEIAKSLSNSKKLRSFIRYLVVIGLAFLIGDGIITPAITILSASEGIRFIPGFENTPQQDVLILAIIITILLFSVQSKGTGKLGEYFGPIMLVWFTSIGLIGLYYVLKAPQILLALSPHYGVEFLLENPLKGFLVLSEVILAATGGEALYADMGHLGRVAIRRAWMYVFPMLVLNYMGQGAFLMLNTADYKNNPFFETARQLLGETLYIPFLILVILASVIAAQALISGVFSIIFQAINIRIAPLLRIKHTSTEISTQIYVPFANWLLFAGVIFMYINFKTSDSMAAAYGFSVNVVMVITGFLLTLIHFLRREIFYTIGSLLLFLVDILFLMSSMNKLQHGGYWSVVFAMFPMWMFILYMKGQERLYKNMEFMPFKDFVLKFENAYRSTEPIPGTAIFLIRDLKFIPPYVINTMFEHGIVYEDNVFLSLIKDDKPFGVEGFIKGSITKGLRLAEIRYGYMEIPNVEEELRKLGIKERVIFYGMEQVYTEKFVWKIFGLIKRVSPSFVEFYRFPEDKLHGVTVRVEL; encoded by the coding sequence ATGGGTTCTTTGATGAACATCATTAGGGCAATGGGGGCTGTCTTTGGTGACATAGGTACGAGCCCTCTGTACACTCTAGCGGTTATAGCACTTCTCACTAAACCGCAGAAAGATCAGATATTTGGCATAGTTTCTCTGATAATCTGGACGATGATAATATTGGTCACCGTTCAATACGCTTGGTTCGCTATGAATCTAAGCATAAGGGGAGAGGGTGGTACTGTAGTCCTTGGAGAGATAGCCAAGTCCCTCTCAAACAGCAAGAAATTAAGATCCTTCATAAGGTACCTAGTAGTAATCGGTCTTGCCTTTCTTATAGGGGACGGGATAATAACTCCAGCTATAACCATCCTTAGCGCTTCAGAAGGTATTAGGTTTATACCAGGATTTGAAAACACTCCCCAACAAGATGTACTTATTCTAGCCATTATCATCACTATTCTCCTGTTCTCAGTACAGAGTAAAGGAACTGGTAAACTCGGGGAATACTTTGGGCCTATAATGCTTGTTTGGTTTACCTCAATAGGTCTTATAGGTCTTTACTATGTTTTAAAAGCACCTCAAATACTGCTTGCTCTTAGTCCTCACTATGGAGTGGAGTTTCTCTTAGAAAACCCACTCAAGGGGTTTCTAGTTTTGTCAGAGGTCATATTGGCAGCTACTGGTGGTGAGGCTCTTTACGCCGACATGGGGCATCTCGGAAGGGTAGCTATAAGAAGAGCCTGGATGTATGTATTCCCGATGTTAGTACTCAACTACATGGGTCAAGGAGCCTTCTTAATGTTAAACACTGCAGACTATAAAAACAATCCCTTTTTTGAGACTGCAAGACAGCTTCTTGGAGAAACATTATATATACCATTCCTAATACTTGTAATACTGGCTAGCGTAATAGCTGCACAAGCACTTATCTCCGGTGTTTTTTCTATCATATTCCAAGCTATCAACATAAGAATAGCTCCACTACTTAGAATAAAACACACCTCTACAGAGATAAGCACACAAATTTACGTACCATTTGCAAATTGGCTACTTTTTGCAGGTGTCATATTCATGTACATAAACTTTAAAACTTCTGATTCTATGGCCGCAGCTTACGGTTTTTCTGTAAACGTAGTCATGGTTATAACAGGCTTCCTTCTTACCCTTATACACTTCCTGAGAAGGGAGATCTTCTACACTATTGGATCTTTATTACTCTTCCTTGTGGACATTCTGTTCCTTATGTCGTCTATGAACAAGCTACAGCACGGAGGTTACTGGTCCGTAGTCTTTGCCATGTTTCCCATGTGGATGTTCATCCTGTACATGAAAGGCCAGGAAAGACTTTACAAGAACATGGAGTTTATGCCTTTTAAAGATTTTGTACTTAAGTTTGAAAATGCCTACAGGAGCACAGAACCCATACCAGGTACAGCCATATTCCTCATAAGGGATCTAAAGTTCATACCCCCTTACGTGATAAATACTATGTTTGAACATGGTATAGTTTACGAAGATAACGTATTCCTCTCTCTGATTAAAGATGATAAACCCTTTGGTGTAGAAGGCTTTATTAAGGGTAGCATAACAAAAGGCCTAAGGCTGGCAGAAATAAGATACGGATACATGGAAATACCAAACGTGGAGGAAGAACTTAGAAAACTGGGTATAAAAGAGAGGGTTATCTTCTATGGTATGGAGCAGGTCTATACAGAAAAGTTTGTATGGAAGATATTCGGTCTTATAAAGCGCGTAAGTCCTAGCTTTGTGGAGTTTTACAGATTTCCAGAAGATAAGCTACATGGTGTTACAGTAAGGGTTGAGCTTTAA
- the lon gene encoding endopeptidase La codes for MFFEEQLAKEPPIPEGIVELPAMPLRDIVVFPSMVVPLFVGRDLSVRSVELALRRDRLIFLVLQKDKHEENPKREDLYDFGVIAQILRSATIEEGRLKALVQGVQRARLIDFVQKEDHWVATVEPIKEIEVPIESLTQEDKGYIASTKELLDRALALGKQVLPDLVMLIKDLEDPGKIADLTASLLDIKSSEAQKILETLDPIKRLRLVHNHLLNEVGLLEIQNRIRSIARERMEKEQREYFLRQQLKAIQEELGEEDQRKVEANEYRKKLQKLKLSKEIREEIKKQIDRFERLHPDSAEAGVIRTWLDWVLDLPWNKKTKDNYDLERAKSILDKDHYNLEKVKERIIEYLAVKKLTKGKSSNVQILCFVGPPGVGKTSLGKSIAESLGRKFVRIALGGIRDEAEIRGHRRTYVGAMPGRIIQAIKQAGTSNPLIMLDEIDKIAISYQGDPAAALLEVLDPEQNKNFVDLYIGLPFDLSNVFFICTANRIDTIPRPLLDRMEVLHLSGYSEEEKVFIAKNHLIPKLLTDHGFEPSEVRFTDEAILEIIRGYTRESGVRNLQRQISAVLRKIALKKLKGETGPFTVDIKDVREFLGVPRRYEQKEETPMVGIATGLAWTEVGGEIMLIEATKFKGKGGLILTGSLGDVMKESAQAALSYIKSKAEEYHIDPDIFSQIDIHVHVPEGAVPKDGPSAGVALATAMLSLLTEIPVRMDVAMTGEITLRGRVLPVGGLKEKILAAKRAGIYEVILPEKNKDEVLEELPEYVRDKMKLHFVSRLEEVFDIALYKPTTS; via the coding sequence ATGTTCTTTGAAGAACAGCTTGCAAAGGAACCACCTATACCTGAGGGTATAGTTGAGCTACCTGCAATGCCTTTGAGAGACATAGTGGTCTTCCCTTCTATGGTGGTTCCCCTCTTCGTAGGAAGAGATTTGTCTGTAAGGTCTGTGGAGCTGGCTCTAAGAAGGGATAGGCTCATATTCTTGGTACTGCAAAAGGACAAACATGAAGAGAATCCAAAGAGAGAGGATCTATACGACTTTGGAGTAATAGCTCAGATCCTTCGGAGTGCCACTATAGAAGAAGGTAGATTGAAAGCATTAGTTCAGGGCGTTCAAAGGGCAAGGCTTATAGATTTTGTGCAAAAGGAAGATCATTGGGTAGCAACCGTAGAGCCTATAAAGGAGATAGAAGTACCTATAGAGTCACTCACGCAAGAAGATAAGGGTTACATAGCTTCTACGAAGGAACTTTTGGATAGGGCTTTGGCGTTAGGTAAGCAGGTACTTCCAGACTTGGTAATGCTCATAAAAGACCTAGAAGATCCTGGAAAGATAGCAGACCTTACGGCCTCCTTGCTTGACATAAAGTCCTCCGAAGCTCAGAAGATACTAGAGACCTTGGATCCCATAAAGAGACTAAGGCTAGTCCATAATCATTTGCTAAACGAGGTGGGTCTTCTGGAGATCCAAAACAGGATAAGGTCGATAGCCAGAGAGAGGATGGAGAAGGAACAGAGGGAGTACTTTCTCCGCCAGCAGCTAAAAGCTATACAAGAAGAACTTGGGGAAGAGGATCAGAGGAAGGTAGAAGCCAACGAGTACAGGAAAAAACTCCAAAAGCTCAAGCTCAGTAAAGAGATAAGGGAGGAGATAAAAAAACAGATAGATAGGTTTGAAAGGTTACACCCCGATTCGGCAGAAGCTGGTGTTATAAGGACTTGGTTAGACTGGGTGCTTGACCTTCCTTGGAACAAGAAGACTAAGGACAACTACGATCTGGAGAGGGCAAAGAGTATCCTAGACAAAGACCATTACAACCTTGAGAAGGTCAAGGAAAGGATAATAGAGTACCTTGCTGTAAAGAAGCTTACAAAGGGTAAAAGTTCCAACGTCCAGATACTATGCTTTGTAGGGCCTCCAGGTGTGGGTAAAACCTCTCTAGGGAAGTCCATAGCCGAGTCTTTAGGTAGGAAGTTCGTAAGGATAGCTTTGGGTGGAATAAGAGATGAGGCTGAGATAAGAGGTCACAGGAGAACTTATGTAGGAGCCATGCCTGGTAGGATAATACAGGCCATAAAGCAAGCAGGAACCAGTAATCCTCTTATCATGCTTGACGAAATAGACAAGATAGCCATATCCTATCAAGGAGATCCGGCTGCAGCACTTCTTGAAGTACTAGACCCAGAGCAGAACAAGAACTTCGTAGATCTTTACATAGGTTTACCCTTTGACCTATCCAACGTTTTCTTCATATGCACCGCTAACAGGATAGATACTATACCAAGGCCACTGCTCGACAGGATGGAGGTGTTGCATCTATCAGGTTACTCAGAAGAAGAAAAGGTCTTCATAGCAAAAAACCACCTTATACCCAAGCTGCTCACAGATCATGGGTTTGAGCCTTCAGAGGTCCGTTTTACGGATGAAGCCATCCTTGAAATAATAAGGGGTTACACAAGGGAGTCTGGAGTTAGAAACCTTCAAAGGCAGATAAGCGCAGTGCTGCGCAAGATAGCCCTTAAAAAGCTAAAAGGAGAAACCGGTCCCTTTACCGTAGACATCAAGGATGTTAGGGAGTTCTTAGGAGTTCCTAGGAGGTACGAGCAGAAGGAAGAAACACCTATGGTGGGCATAGCTACCGGTTTGGCATGGACAGAGGTAGGTGGTGAGATAATGCTCATAGAAGCTACCAAGTTCAAGGGTAAGGGAGGTCTTATCCTCACCGGCTCTTTAGGAGATGTGATGAAGGAATCTGCTCAAGCAGCTCTCTCCTACATAAAGTCAAAGGCAGAAGAGTACCATATAGATCCAGACATCTTCTCACAGATAGACATACATGTACATGTTCCTGAAGGAGCTGTACCAAAGGATGGACCATCTGCGGGCGTGGCGTTGGCAACGGCTATGCTTTCCCTTCTTACAGAGATCCCGGTCAGAATGGATGTAGCCATGACAGGCGAAATAACTCTGAGAGGTAGGGTTCTACCCGTGGGCGGTCTTAAGGAAAAGATACTGGCAGCTAAAAGGGCGGGCATATACGAGGTAATCCTGCCGGAGAAGAACAAGGATGAGGTGCTGGAGGAACTACCTGAATATGTCAGAGACAAGATGAAGCTTCACTTTGTAAGCAGGTTGGAAGAAGTTTTTGATATAGCTCTTTACAAACCTACAACCTCATAG
- a CDS encoding MBL fold metallo-hydrolase produces MNRIIFIGTAGGRGSVFRLLRRSGGFLIYLSNTWMHVDPGPGAFVYLHQMNFDLRNLDLVVLSHVHLDHSSDINAVLESSTDGGKLNHVGVFAPKEAFEGKNRVILPFLVERLRVKGYFQEGEPLYYKGVEILPVMKHTHHGADTYALLFNKRILYVSCALYEDRMLAKYPKEVDVMIINTTLYKKTKPIDHLSVDDAKVLIKNLRPKLAILTHFGWEFLTHHDPRKVAREVEEYTGVKTISAEDGMEVLL; encoded by the coding sequence TTGAATAGGATAATCTTCATAGGTACGGCCGGTGGAAGAGGTAGTGTCTTTAGACTCCTGAGAAGGTCTGGGGGCTTTCTTATTTACCTGTCAAACACCTGGATGCATGTAGATCCAGGTCCTGGGGCTTTCGTATACCTGCATCAGATGAACTTCGATCTAAGGAACTTAGACCTTGTTGTTCTTTCTCATGTCCATCTGGATCACTCTTCAGACATAAACGCGGTGCTTGAATCTTCTACAGACGGCGGTAAACTTAACCATGTGGGAGTGTTCGCTCCCAAAGAGGCATTTGAAGGTAAGAACAGGGTAATACTTCCCTTCTTGGTAGAAAGGCTCCGGGTAAAGGGCTACTTCCAGGAGGGTGAGCCATTGTACTACAAGGGTGTAGAGATTTTGCCAGTCATGAAACATACCCATCACGGTGCTGACACGTATGCTCTTCTGTTCAACAAAAGGATCCTTTACGTTTCCTGTGCTCTGTATGAGGATAGGATGCTAGCTAAGTACCCGAAAGAAGTAGACGTTATGATAATAAACACTACCCTCTACAAGAAGACAAAGCCCATAGACCACCTTTCTGTAGATGATGCAAAGGTGCTCATAAAGAACCTAAGGCCCAAGCTAGCAATACTTACGCATTTCGGCTGGGAGTTCCTCACCCATCATGATCCAAGGAAAGTTGCTAGAGAAGTAGAGGAGTACACAGGAGTGAAAACCATAAGCGCGGAGGATGGTATGGAGGTCCTTCTCTGA